The Methanoplanus sp. FWC-SCC4 genome has a window encoding:
- a CDS encoding sensor histidine kinase: MSEKENTNINNTAYFEVDSRILLQLGEQLVSNKSIALAELVKNSYDADSTQTDIILKNIKNKTGGIITIKDNGLGISPERFVQTWMRIATIDSEKNPISKKYGRKRAGEKGIGRIACRKIAKELKLISISENEKKEKIKIVAHFNWDKFFSGSDLNQIPIVYSVEKIEPIESTGTELILINTTDKWTQANIKRLYIELLDLFTPKIFMDEVISENNNQVDPGFNYDINADEFDIFNDSVNEKFLKNSWAKITGDVDEYGNTVYKLRTINRLINHIDFTHEKEEKFKILKKAKLEIYLIKYSDTLFKNSPLKRNDAFEIGTSRGGVKIYADGFRIFGYSDSGNDWLNLTKDRSRSLVNFRDESSKLESEDKRPGLQLFDYRNMFGYVNYEKKFNSGLSISINRESIDNTPNFEELTQFVRLAINIATVIYSDERFKGERIAIEKKQAEEKRVLEKAIQAQKALEEEKAVAKLKEEKIKEKRKQLEIEAKNRKDELLKIQKERELAYLEKEKAEKKRKEVEKKARFKNSRELWIKVDQLRKRELEKEEAEKKARESENSLIVKNNIVKNQLESIISNQMEVSTSNFEKIKKHEENLIDSEKEKIKIKERKYNEEFSILRVLASTGTMIFIYTHEIQSLIGEMETMNSNFIEILNNRNNITSKDINFYQNTSNRFYDKIEVIKELGDFIGICGSNESRSKIMRWHICPIVDKVFLPFKLELDKRGIEFENAIPHIIRSPSMYRSELIAIMINLMSNAVKAVTNQKNRKIKVIGEEIENERISLKFLDTGKGLDKDKWDLVFEAFKTYNEPDLKYGAGTGLGLKIVKDIISGYDGDIRFIDPPAGWKTCIEIRLPMV; encoded by the coding sequence ATGTCAGAAAAAGAGAATACAAACATAAATAATACTGCATATTTTGAGGTAGATTCAAGAATTCTTCTTCAATTAGGGGAGCAATTGGTTAGTAATAAATCAATCGCTCTTGCAGAATTAGTAAAGAATTCATATGATGCAGATTCAACACAGACTGACATTATTCTTAAAAACATTAAAAATAAAACAGGGGGAATTATCACAATAAAAGATAACGGTCTCGGAATCAGCCCAGAAAGATTTGTTCAGACATGGATGAGAATTGCAACTATTGATTCTGAAAAAAATCCAATTTCTAAAAAATATGGGCGTAAAAGAGCTGGTGAAAAAGGAATAGGAAGAATAGCTTGCAGAAAGATAGCAAAAGAATTGAAATTAATATCAATATCTGAGAATGAGAAAAAAGAAAAAATTAAAATTGTTGCTCATTTTAATTGGGATAAATTTTTTTCAGGATCGGATTTGAATCAAATTCCTATAGTTTATTCTGTTGAAAAAATAGAGCCTATTGAATCTACTGGTACTGAACTTATACTTATAAATACAACTGATAAATGGACCCAAGCAAATATAAAACGTCTATACATCGAATTGTTAGATTTATTTACTCCAAAAATTTTCATGGATGAAGTTATTAGTGAAAACAATAATCAAGTAGATCCAGGTTTTAATTATGATATTAATGCAGATGAATTTGATATTTTTAATGACTCAGTAAACGAAAAATTTTTAAAAAATTCATGGGCAAAAATTACCGGAGATGTGGACGAATATGGAAATACTGTATACAAATTAAGAACTATTAATCGTCTTATAAATCATATTGACTTTACTCATGAGAAAGAAGAAAAATTTAAAATTTTAAAGAAGGCAAAATTAGAAATTTACCTTATAAAGTATTCTGATACACTTTTTAAAAATTCACCATTAAAGAGAAATGATGCCTTTGAAATTGGGACTTCAAGAGGAGGTGTCAAAATATATGCAGATGGTTTCAGAATATTTGGTTATAGTGATTCAGGTAATGATTGGCTAAATTTAACTAAAGATCGATCACGTTCTCTTGTAAATTTTAGAGATGAATCATCAAAACTAGAATCTGAAGATAAACGTCCAGGATTACAATTATTTGATTATAGAAATATGTTTGGATATGTCAATTATGAAAAAAAATTTAATTCAGGACTTAGCATATCAATAAATCGAGAAAGTATAGATAATACACCGAATTTTGAAGAATTAACACAATTTGTCAGGCTTGCAATAAATATTGCAACAGTAATATATTCAGACGAGAGATTCAAAGGCGAGAGAATAGCTATAGAAAAAAAACAAGCTGAGGAAAAAAGAGTTCTTGAAAAAGCAATTCAAGCACAAAAAGCTCTCGAAGAAGAAAAAGCGGTAGCAAAATTAAAAGAAGAAAAAATAAAAGAAAAAAGAAAACAATTAGAGATTGAAGCAAAAAACAGGAAAGATGAGCTTTTAAAAATACAAAAAGAAAGAGAACTTGCCTATCTGGAAAAAGAAAAAGCTGAGAAGAAAAGAAAAGAGGTTGAAAAAAAAGCACGTTTCAAAAATTCTCGGGAATTATGGATAAAAGTAGATCAATTAAGAAAAAGAGAGCTTGAGAAAGAAGAGGCGGAAAAAAAAGCAAGAGAATCTGAAAATAGTTTGATTGTGAAAAATAATATAGTAAAAAATCAGCTTGAATCAATTATCTCAAATCAAATGGAGGTCTCCACTTCCAATTTTGAAAAGATTAAGAAACACGAAGAAAATCTGATTGATTCCGAGAAAGAAAAAATAAAAATTAAAGAAAGAAAATATAATGAAGAATTCTCTATTCTTCGCGTTTTAGCTTCAACTGGAACTATGATATTTATCTATACTCATGAAATTCAGTCGCTAATTGGTGAAATGGAAACTATGAATTCAAATTTCATCGAAATCCTTAATAATAGAAATAATATTACTTCTAAAGATATAAATTTTTATCAGAATACCTCAAACCGTTTTTATGATAAAATCGAAGTAATTAAGGAATTAGGAGATTTTATTGGGATTTGCGGAAGTAATGAAAGTCGTTCTAAGATAATGCGATGGCACATATGTCCTATTGTAGATAAAGTATTTTTACCATTCAAATTGGAATTAGATAAAAGAGGAATAGAATTTGAAAATGCAATTCCTCATATAATAAGATCCCCATCAATGTATCGCTCCGAATTAATAGCAATAATGATTAATTTAATGTCAAATGCAGTTAAGGCTGTAACAAATCAAAAAAATAGAAAAATAAAAGTAATTGGGGAAGAAATTGAAAATGAAAGAATATCTTTAAAATTTTTGGATACAGGTAAGGGACTTGATAAAGATAAATGGGATTTGGTCTTTGAAGCTTTTAAAACATATAACGAACCGGATCTAAAATATGGTGCAGGTACAGGATTGGGTCTAAAAATAGTAAAGGACATTATTTCTGGTTATGATGGTGACATAAGATTTATTGATCCACCGGCAGGGTGGAAAACCTGTATTGAAATTAGATTACCTATGGTGTAA
- a CDS encoding P-loop NTPase family protein encodes METVVFQTDDDLQSCIDDSENAEGIIKYFIRSFVKRPGQHLLELGSTGTGKTNFLFWLVDMFREHAPNEAIVWFDIGKAQYNPKTNESGNEILTLLYYFGAVRIITMTGCDVRIVSEREYDVEYVHVDNPEMIWKYCKPDRLNIVSFDPFILNDVIHASVLAKVFERLIWLANRGWLWRPMAIFYDEFHNVCPSQGHGIYEDRKAAAIQKKTNNQFKKNLQKLRSTGVRFVASTHQWTQLYKSVRLSFEWLVPRRRTLFTGDAPDLARFNPRWKKMKTYQAYLVIPEGDHLGPFRCLFYKIPPDLGSVEYDGIYAHTEKDKLK; translated from the coding sequence ATGGAAACAGTTGTTTTTCAAACTGATGACGATCTTCAGTCATGCATAGATGATTCTGAAAATGCTGAAGGAATCATAAAATACTTCATCAGATCCTTTGTCAAAAGGCCGGGCCAGCATCTTTTGGAACTGGGTTCCACCGGAACCGGCAAAACCAATTTTCTTTTCTGGCTTGTTGATATGTTCCGGGAGCATGCACCCAATGAAGCTATTGTCTGGTTTGATATCGGAAAGGCTCAGTATAATCCAAAAACCAATGAGTCCGGAAATGAGATCCTCACTCTGCTGTATTACTTTGGAGCAGTCCGGATAATAACAATGACCGGGTGTGATGTCAGGATCGTTTCCGAAAGAGAATATGACGTTGAATATGTTCATGTAGACAATCCGGAAATGATCTGGAAATACTGCAAACCGGACAGGCTTAATATTGTTTCATTTGATCCCTTCATCCTGAATGATGTAATACATGCCTCAGTACTTGCAAAGGTATTTGAAAGGCTGATATGGCTTGCTAACCGGGGTTGGTTGTGGCGACCTATGGCAATATTTTATGATGAATTTCATAATGTCTGTCCTTCTCAGGGTCACGGGATCTATGAGGATCGAAAGGCAGCTGCAATACAGAAGAAGACCAATAACCAGTTCAAAAAGAATCTTCAGAAGCTAAGAAGCACCGGGGTAAGGTTTGTTGCATCAACTCACCAGTGGACGCAGTTATACAAATCGGTGAGGCTTTCTTTTGAATGGCTGGTTCCGAGGAGAAGAACGCTCTTCACAGGGGATGCTCCGGATCTTGCCCGGTTTAATCCCCGGTGGAAGAAAATGAAAACATATCAGGCTTATCTCGTTATCCCGGAAGGGGATCATTTAGGTCCTTTCAGATGCCTGTTTTATAAGATCCCTCCGGATCTCGGAAGTGTTGAATACGATGGGATTTATGCGCACACTGAAAAAGATAAATTAAAATAA
- a CDS encoding HypC/HybG/HupF family hydrogenase formation chaperone, whose protein sequence is MCIAIPAEVLEIKDGNIAVVDYGDLKQEVRIDLVDVEVGEYVLVHVGFAIQKLSRDEALQTLQVFKEVYEAMEE, encoded by the coding sequence ATGTGCATTGCAATTCCGGCAGAAGTGCTGGAGATTAAGGATGGCAATATAGCTGTCGTCGATTACGGCGACCTCAAACAGGAGGTGCGCATTGATCTGGTCGATGTAGAAGTTGGTGAATATGTTTTGGTTCACGTAGGTTTTGCGATCCAAAAACTATCCCGTGATGAAGCACTCCAGACGCTTCAGGTTTTTAAAGAAGTTTACGAGGCAATGGAGGAGTAA
- a CDS encoding hydrogenase maturation nickel metallochaperone HypA/HybF, with translation MHEYSIAYDIFATAKRTALENSATIVKKVYMDVGEMTMINPEQVVFLFDTMCEEDPLFSGCELEYRSVSVKTKCKCGYEGSERFACPDCGLLPEIIEGREVMVTNIEIEVDD, from the coding sequence ATGCATGAATATTCTATCGCATATGATATTTTTGCAACTGCCAAAAGGACGGCTTTGGAGAACTCGGCAACAATTGTAAAAAAAGTGTACATGGATGTTGGCGAGATGACGATGATAAATCCCGAGCAGGTTGTTTTTTTGTTTGACACCATGTGCGAAGAAGATCCTCTTTTTAGCGGTTGTGAACTTGAATACAGGTCCGTTTCTGTTAAAACAAAATGCAAATGTGGCTATGAGGGCAGTGAGCGTTTTGCATGCCCTGATTGTGGCTTACTTCCGGAAATTATTGAAGGAAGGGAAGTAATGGTTACGAATATTGAGATTGAGGTAGATGACTAA
- the hypE gene encoding hydrogenase expression/formation protein HypE, with product MKVNMMHGAGGAVFAELLGQTLTRYKNNNAGGIGLESLDDGAVIPFEDKNIVFTTDSHVVRPLFFPGGDIGRISVCGTANDLAMMGGRPVALSCAMIIEEGFDIEVLEKIVSSMDEALGECGASIVTGDTKVLEKGAIDGIVINTAGIGIVEKPVRDSGLLVGDVIIVSGTIGDHGLAVMTAREGFDLGEQIMSDVAPVWGLVEKAMNAGEIHAMKDPTRGGFSNAINEMAEKSGVQVRIEEEALPIRQNVRSASELLGINPLDVANEGKVVMGVRAEDAESVLSAIRSHKYGKDAAIIGRVVEGKSVVMETSIGGERFIEAPVGDPVPRVC from the coding sequence ATGAAAGTAAATATGATGCATGGTGCAGGGGGCGCCGTATTTGCAGAACTTCTCGGTCAGACGCTGACCAGGTATAAAAATAATAATGCCGGCGGAATTGGTCTTGAATCACTTGATGATGGTGCTGTAATTCCTTTTGAAGATAAAAATATTGTTTTTACAACCGATTCACATGTGGTACGGCCGCTTTTTTTCCCCGGCGGAGACATAGGCAGAATATCCGTCTGTGGAACGGCAAATGATCTTGCAATGATGGGGGGCAGGCCTGTTGCCCTTTCCTGTGCAATGATAATCGAGGAAGGCTTTGATATTGAAGTTCTTGAAAAAATTGTATCCTCGATGGACGAAGCACTTGGCGAATGCGGTGCATCGATTGTCACCGGTGACACCAAGGTGCTCGAAAAGGGTGCTATTGACGGAATTGTAATCAACACTGCCGGAATAGGCATTGTGGAAAAGCCTGTTCGCGATAGCGGTCTTTTGGTGGGTGATGTAATTATCGTCAGTGGTACTATAGGAGATCACGGACTTGCTGTAATGACTGCCCGTGAAGGATTTGATCTTGGTGAACAGATTATGTCTGATGTGGCACCTGTATGGGGGCTTGTTGAAAAGGCCATGAATGCCGGTGAAATTCATGCAATGAAGGATCCAACCCGTGGTGGCTTTTCAAATGCAATAAATGAAATGGCTGAGAAGTCAGGTGTTCAGGTCAGAATAGAAGAAGAGGCTCTTCCAATAAGGCAGAATGTAAGGAGTGCATCAGAACTTCTCGGAATAAATCCCCTTGATGTTGCAAATGAAGGAAAAGTTGTAATGGGAGTAAGGGCTGAGGATGCAGAATCTGTCCTCTCAGCAATACGCAGCCACAAATATGGAAAAGATGCAGCAATCATCGGGCGGGTGGTTGAGGGGAAATCAGTTGTCATGGAAACCTCTATTGGTGGAGAAAGATTTATTGAAGCACCTGTCGGCGATCCTGTGCCCCGGGTATGCTGA
- the pyrC gene encoding dihydroorotase: MVPDCNLVLKNVRIPNGRIADISIAGGRVIHIGSGLPSDRVIDCFDYLCLPGGVDMHVHMRGGKEQSYKETWETGTKSAIAGGVATVVDQPNTIPPVLSRETFAERLLEAKSQSLCNYGINGGIFSGCDVKGMYESGALAFGEIFAAESSYGSAIGPDELKKYFLKILNVGGLATVHAESVAKGNDNSLNDHSELRSETGEAAALKAVRDMAPLNLRLHFCHLSTPESVKFVSGIPNTTCEVMPHHLFLSIEMFDQMDGKGKVNPPLRHEGCRKDLWKMWDMIDVIASDHAPHLLSEKTGDFSKVPSGMPGAETMIPLFIPHVFEKRINLNSLIEKTVINPAKILGIPSAGYETGCRADFALYPRRCERIQAEMLHSKAGWTPYEGMKAVFPEIMIINGEIVFNMGEFVKGSGQWIFGDGYIPYNSK, from the coding sequence ATGGTTCCTGACTGCAATCTTGTTTTAAAAAATGTAAGGATTCCAAACGGTCGTATTGCTGATATTTCAATTGCCGGCGGACGTGTAATCCATATAGGGAGTGGTTTACCATCAGACCGGGTAATTGACTGCTTTGATTACCTTTGTCTTCCGGGCGGAGTTGATATGCATGTCCATATGAGGGGTGGAAAGGAACAGTCCTATAAGGAAACGTGGGAGACCGGAACAAAAAGCGCCATAGCGGGAGGGGTTGCAACGGTTGTAGACCAGCCGAATACCATTCCTCCCGTATTGTCCCGTGAAACTTTTGCAGAAAGGCTTTTAGAAGCCAAATCACAGTCTCTGTGTAATTATGGGATTAACGGTGGGATTTTTTCCGGCTGTGATGTAAAAGGGATGTACGAATCAGGTGCACTGGCCTTTGGGGAAATATTTGCGGCAGAGTCCAGTTACGGCTCGGCAATCGGTCCTGATGAGTTAAAAAAATATTTTTTGAAAATTTTAAATGTCGGCGGACTTGCAACCGTTCATGCAGAAAGTGTTGCAAAAGGAAATGATAATTCCCTCAATGATCATTCTGAATTAAGATCCGAAACCGGTGAAGCAGCTGCCCTAAAGGCTGTGAGGGATATGGCTCCTTTGAATTTAAGACTTCATTTCTGCCATTTGTCAACTCCTGAATCAGTAAAATTCGTTTCAGGGATACCAAATACTACCTGTGAGGTTATGCCACATCATCTTTTTTTATCAATTGAGATGTTTGATCAAATGGATGGCAAAGGAAAAGTCAATCCCCCTTTGAGGCATGAGGGGTGCAGGAAGGATTTATGGAAAATGTGGGATATGATTGATGTGATAGCATCGGATCATGCACCTCATCTTTTGTCTGAAAAAACGGGTGACTTTTCAAAAGTACCGTCCGGAATGCCCGGTGCTGAAACAATGATTCCTTTGTTTATCCCTCATGTATTTGAGAAAAGAATCAATCTGAATTCTTTAATTGAAAAAACCGTAATCAACCCTGCAAAAATTCTTGGAATTCCTTCTGCCGGATATGAAACAGGGTGCCGTGCGGATTTTGCTCTGTATCCGCGAAGATGTGAGAGAATACAGGCTGAAATGCTTCATAGTAAGGCCGGCTGGACACCCTATGAGGGTATGAAAGCTGTATTTCCTGAGATTATGATTATTAACGGAGAAATTGTATTCAATATGGGGGAATTTGTAAAGGGTTCTGGTCAGTGGATCTTTGGAGATGGATATATACCCTATAACTCCAAATAA
- a CDS encoding DUF167 family protein, protein MAEFDDAVMDYEDGILISLDVSAGSKKTIFPAGYNCWRSAVSCKIKAPPVEGKANKMIISAVASYFSVHNNDVSIISGTTSSSKRVYVKGISKKNAVEILLKSL, encoded by the coding sequence ATGGCAGAGTTTGATGATGCCGTTATGGATTACGAAGATGGAATCCTGATCAGTCTTGATGTTTCTGCCGGAAGTAAGAAGACGATATTTCCTGCTGGTTACAATTGCTGGAGATCAGCGGTTTCATGCAAAATAAAAGCTCCTCCTGTTGAAGGTAAAGCCAATAAAATGATTATTTCAGCCGTAGCTTCTTATTTTTCTGTTCATAACAATGATGTTTCGATAATTTCGGGAACAACCTCATCATCCAAGCGTGTTTATGTCAAAGGGATCTCAAAAAAGAATGCTGTTGAAATCCTATTAAAATCGCTTTGA
- the dnaG gene encoding DNA primase DnaG produces MYSPDTTKYQIYLTFEAEGVVEKSDVVGAIFGQTEGLLGEDLDLRDLQRSGRIGRIDVKTVSKKGDTFGEILIFSSIDRAETALLAASLETIERVGPCTSRFHVEKIEDIRISKRKKIVDRAKELLLESFEEGIINTNEIIDSVREYSRIEKIIEIGVENLPAGPNVIDSDAIIIVEGRADVINLLRYGIKNAVAVEGTNVPQTIVDLCKTKTATAFLDGDRGGDLILSELLQIADIDYVAVCPRGRSVEDISRKEIIKPLRNKVPVEFITNNDGSVDLGTYSRDTIKEKYDNHELKDHSSIPLYDKSLAEQMKEAQEKHISRFLSEDYEILNEYPSDEIEAALKKKPDNVAGVLTDRSVDQVLLDQIALQELDYIAAPDFKGIIKKPVSVKLLKIP; encoded by the coding sequence TTGTATTCACCAGATACTACAAAATATCAGATTTATCTTACATTTGAGGCAGAAGGGGTGGTCGAAAAGTCCGATGTTGTCGGTGCAATATTCGGGCAGACAGAAGGGCTGCTCGGAGAAGATCTTGATCTCAGGGATCTTCAGCGTTCCGGGAGGATTGGCAGGATTGACGTAAAAACCGTCAGTAAAAAGGGAGATACTTTTGGTGAAATACTGATTTTCTCTTCGATTGACAGAGCTGAAACCGCCCTTCTGGCAGCATCGCTTGAAACGATTGAAAGAGTCGGTCCCTGTACTTCAAGGTTTCACGTTGAAAAAATTGAAGATATCAGAATTTCAAAAAGGAAGAAGATTGTAGATCGGGCCAAAGAGTTGCTTTTGGAATCATTTGAAGAAGGGATCATCAATACAAATGAAATAATAGATTCAGTCCGTGAATATTCACGCATTGAAAAAATTATTGAAATTGGGGTGGAAAATCTCCCTGCAGGTCCTAATGTAATTGATTCGGATGCAATCATTATTGTTGAGGGGAGGGCTGATGTTATCAACCTTTTAAGATATGGTATTAAAAACGCAGTTGCCGTTGAAGGAACAAATGTTCCCCAGACAATAGTTGATCTTTGCAAAACCAAGACTGCCACTGCTTTTCTTGATGGTGACCGTGGAGGGGATTTAATTCTGAGCGAACTGCTCCAGATAGCTGATATTGATTATGTGGCTGTTTGTCCCCGTGGCAGAAGTGTGGAGGATATATCCAGAAAGGAGATAATAAAGCCCCTGAGAAATAAGGTTCCGGTTGAGTTCATAACTAATAACGACGGCTCTGTTGATTTGGGAACTTATAGCCGTGATACGATAAAGGAAAAATATGACAATCATGAACTAAAAGATCATTCCAGTATTCCTTTATATGATAAATCCCTTGCCGAACAGATGAAGGAAGCTCAGGAAAAGCACATTTCCAGATTTTTATCAGAAGACTATGAAATATTGAATGAATATCCTTCAGATGAAATTGAAGCGGCTCTGAAAAAGAAACCGGATAATGTTGCAGGGGTTTTAACGGACAGGAGTGTTGATCAGGTTCTTTTGGATCAGATTGCATTGCAGGAACTTGATTATATTGCCGCTCCTGATTTTAAGGGAATTATCAAAAAGCCCGTATCAGTAAAACTTCTAAAAATTCCCTGA
- a CDS encoding MogA/MoaB family molybdenum cofactor biosynthesis protein: protein MDPTHIEDIIINCAVITVSTSRDENSDISGKKIIKLLENANLPVVFYKVIPDDLEKIQLVCKEALLSANCVILSGGTGLTHDDCTIEAISPILDKKIDGFGELFRLKSYEDIGTRALLSRAVGGVIDKKAVFCIPGSTGAVTMALKDIIIPEIRHILTHAGK, encoded by the coding sequence ATGGATCCAACTCACATTGAAGATATAATAATAAACTGTGCAGTAATTACAGTATCAACTTCCCGTGATGAAAATAGCGATATTAGCGGTAAAAAGATAATAAAATTGCTTGAAAATGCAAATTTACCTGTTGTTTTTTATAAGGTAATTCCTGATGACTTGGAAAAAATTCAGCTTGTTTGTAAAGAAGCCCTTTTGAGTGCAAACTGTGTCATTTTAAGCGGAGGCACAGGGCTTACACATGACGACTGTACAATTGAAGCAATTTCCCCCATTCTTGATAAGAAAATAGATGGCTTTGGAGAGTTGTTCAGACTGAAAAGTTATGAGGATATAGGAACACGTGCTCTATTGTCACGTGCTGTTGGTGGTGTAATTGACAAAAAAGCAGTATTTTGTATCCCCGGTTCAACAGGTGCTGTAACTATGGCACTAAAAGATATTATTATTCCTGAAATCAGGCATATTCTGACTCATGCAGGTAAATAA
- a CDS encoding IS5 family transposase: protein MSNFTNFAIKSEYEHIAELGDRLGEVEKMIDWEQFRPIIKELYTNQTEIGGRPNLDEVLMIKMLVLQQWHGLSDPELERQANDRISFRQFLGYPLKIPDRSTIWLFRERLSKSGKDSLIWNELQRQLDLKGLSIRKGMIQDATFIHSDPGHTRVDTPRGKEAKTRRSKDGTWTKKGGKSYFGYKLHVIIDSDYDLIRRICTTTASLHDSQIDLSDIDEVVYRDRGYQGAECKGYNATMLRGARDHPIGIRDKLRNNRISRKRSKGERPFAVIKSVFGSGSVKVTDLKRVRVKNMFSAFCFNLYQMRTIYGH from the coding sequence ATGAGTAATTTCACTAATTTTGCAATAAAAAGTGAATATGAGCATATTGCTGAATTGGGAGATCGATTGGGTGAAGTTGAAAAGATGATTGACTGGGAACAATTCCGCCCTATCATCAAAGAACTATATACAAACCAAACTGAAATTGGAGGCCGTCCAAATCTGGATGAGGTTCTGATGATTAAGATGCTCGTCCTTCAGCAATGGCACGGTCTCTCTGATCCTGAACTTGAAAGACAGGCTAATGACAGGATTTCTTTCAGACAATTTTTGGGTTATCCCTTAAAGATACCTGATCGTTCTACTATCTGGCTTTTTCGTGAAAGACTATCCAAATCCGGAAAAGATTCTCTAATTTGGAATGAATTACAGCGACAACTGGATCTTAAAGGTCTTTCAATTAGAAAAGGTATGATTCAGGATGCAACATTTATTCACTCAGATCCCGGACATACAAGAGTTGATACTCCAAGAGGAAAAGAAGCAAAGACCAGAAGAAGTAAGGACGGTACATGGACAAAGAAAGGAGGGAAATCTTACTTTGGATATAAGCTGCACGTAATTATTGACAGTGATTATGATCTGATTCGAAGGATTTGTACTACTACTGCATCTCTACACGACAGTCAGATTGATTTATCTGATATTGATGAAGTTGTTTACCGGGACAGAGGCTATCAGGGAGCTGAATGCAAAGGATACAATGCCACAATGTTGAGAGGAGCAAGAGACCATCCAATAGGTATCAGAGACAAACTTCGTAATAATAGAATCAGCAGGAAAAGATCCAAAGGGGAAAGACCATTTGCTGTGATTAAATCAGTTTTTGGATCAGGCAGTGTAAAAGTAACCGATTTGAAAAGAGTGCGGGTGAAAAATATGTTTTCAGCATTTTGTTTTAATCTCTATCAAATGAGAACAATTTATGGACATTGA